CAATTGTTTTGAGTAGCATTTAGTGTTATTAAGTTGCAAAAAATGTAACCAAAGTTCGTCTTAGTGAGCGTCAATCTGTTAAAGTCTCCAACAGGCAACTCTGGTCAAATGCTTTACTTGTATTATGGTCGTCTGATTATTAACTTCATTGAAGTTACAATAAAGGTGAGGAAAGAGGAGTGGATCGCATGCAAAACTCCCGCTTGTCCCTTGTTAAGTCTgagggggggaaaaacaaaCGGCATCTCCACAGGGCTCTGCACAAAACAGCGAGAAAAGGACAGAATGACCAAGACATTATTATCTTCACAGAGGGGATATTTCAGACCATCTAGAATATTACTGTGGACTCTTTAATACAGCCCTCTAATGGCAACATATTAACTCAATAGTGTATCGTCATGACTCTACCAATCTACAATGCTTTGGAAAACTTGGTATGTACAATGAAATGGGCAGTTATCAAATCCTCTGTAATACAGGACAGTTTCTGttataaacaaacaacaaaaagaaaagaatctgcAGTTTTGCTACAGggaaatgaaatcattttgcTCTCAACGTTTCCCTCAATCAGTGACTTATACTGGTGTACTTGACTGCAAATTATCAGAGCGTATGTGTGGTCTTACACAGATGATATTACAAGTTGCAAAACTTCCTGTGTGGCCAACATCtgcatgaaaataataaaaaataataataatgatagagTGGCTGCATATATTTCTGAATCATGTCATTACATTAAAGGTAGACACTGCAGGTGCAAttgcaaacaaaaagaaaaaacagtgaatttaGCTAAATGTCACACTACACAcctctccagtgtgtgtgtgtgtgtgtgtatactgtttttaaaaagcaagtAGCACCCTCTTGTGGTACAATTCTTACATTACATCCAATGCATTCATCGATAGAAAGGCTACAGGTGAGGGAGTGCTAATACCCACATTAACATAAAAGGGGTGGATGAAGGCCAAACAAAAGCACGCAGCCCCATTATCAATATTAGAGACGGCGCTTTGAAAATAATGTGAAGGACAACATTGTGAAAAGTTTCAAGTCAGTGGTGGACAACTCCAAGTCATTCCCTATCGTCTACATCAGGACTCTGTACAAAGTCTGTAAGAAAAGATGATAAAATCTTCATTTCCAGCTCCCCTGGAAGTTTTGTATTTTGCCTTTTCAACTGTATGTCCATTGCTGAATATGTAGAAGATAGGATTTGCTTTTGGTTACATCAAAGAGACACTGAACTGAGCAGGAACTAGTGCTTTAGACAAATGAGCATTCTGTCCCACTGAGATAAACCTTGACATTTGGACCTTCGCTTGGTTGATTCACCACACAATTGGCACTTTGTGGCAAAATGTTTCCACCTTTGCCCTTGAAACTGCTCTCAAATGGCTCATTAGCATTTTCCGGCATTGCTCCGTGACACAGAGGGCCCAGGCTGGCTTCAAAATTGCAGCTCGATGTTCCTCTTTATTTCAACTAACGACAACAGGAGATACATTTTGCCCAGAATGTGCAAAGTGTTTGGTGACAATCCGTTTAAAACTTTAACACCAGCAGCCTTTGCCTTGGTTGCCCGCTGCGCTGTCACAGagtccttcctcttcttccagAGCAGCAAGATTAAACTCATCATTCATAGACATCCGGAGAAGATCCAGGTCCTTTTTATTGGCTGCCAGCACCTGTTCAGCCAATCGTGTGAAAGTCTTGGAAGGAAACACAACCACAGGGTAAGAACAGGAGATAAAGATGCAATGCCATTTATCAAGTCATTTCCTCCCATTATGTAATCATGTCTGCACGCGTTGGTTTAATCGTGTCAGTATCCAGATCACCTCACCTCTGTTATATTATGGTTGGTGAAGGCACTTGTCTCAAAGAAGTCCATTCCATAAGCCTTAGCCAGCTGCAAGACAGATAACAGCGACACACTTAACTTTCCTGTGTTGGTCTTTCTAATGTTATGAGCACAGACAACTGACtaattttttccttttacacaGGTGCAGTGCGGTCTGCTGGATGTAGTCATGGCTTCAAGTTTAGCTTTTAATGGAAAATGTGAGTCAACATGAGGCAACGGGAGGTGAAGCATCAGTGAGTCTTTGTCTGAGGTCATTAGAGCTTGTTTATGGGCTTAACACAAATGCCCAACAGAAACTACATCCAAAGTTTCTACACCACCACCCACACTAAGCCCAGAGGTTTCCACTTATTGGTGAACTTGGAGCCAAAGTTTCTACCAGAACCCAGTGTAAGCACTTCTGTAAAAGGAACAGTTATGGGAAATaaacttatttgctttcttgtcaagAGTAAGATAAGAAAACTGATACCACTTTTGTGTACAACTATTATAACGGAGGGAGacaattagcctagcttagcataatgacttAAACAATCAGGAGTCAGCAAGCTGATTGCAAACTGAAGTAAACTTTTATTTGTAACTTAAAACAGcaaatgtcattttaacatttgcaaaataaacaaaccagaTAAAGTTAGtcaatcagtgagctttagaggtgatgGAGGGAGTAATATTGCACTGAACACACAGCAAGagtagctgtttcctcctgcttccagcctttatgataaactaagctaagctaaattaagctaaaataagctaagctaagcaaactgccttcaggctgcagctccaTAATGAATGCAAACATGAAAGTGTatattaatcttctcatctgacaataagaaagaaagacattaatagtatttaagtatttttctTCAATATCACCTCAACAAACAACATTTGATTGAAACCAGCTGCAAGACAAATAACCTGAAAATCTGTAGCCAAGTTTGAAAGACGTGTGAGAGCATTTAAAAGTTACTAGCATCATGATAACATATTTCAGGAATGTATATTCTTAATTTAGACAAACAAAAGgtaaggttgttttttttccagtgactGACCCACCTTGACACCCTGCTCTGTGGCCACCTGCCTCTTGTCCACCTCGTCTGACTTGTTCCCTACAAGGATCTTCTGGACTTTTTCAGGAGCGTACTGTGGGGTTTGTCATGTAAATATAAAGGAGAGAAGGGATATTTACAGATGAGGAAGatggatgaaaaacaaaattgaagagagagagagagagagaggggccaTCGTATCagaggcagctgctgctttttaaacacCAATGAGAATAAAccaaattataagcaatataaAGAAGCCTGTTTGGAGCATTGGAAAGAAGAAACTCAATGTCACAGTAGATCAGAATGTTATCTGATTATTATCATAAACAGACACGATGAGTTGGCTTTACTGTCagagacacaaagcagacaCAGACCCTAACTGAGCGACCACAAACTGAACCTCAagcaaaaaaaaggaagacaaaaaacatcATGGCAGACATTTCAAAGAGCTCTTGAATCAAAAAGACTCCTGGGAGAGGAAGCCAGGACAGATACTGCTGCCCCTTATgtatcaaaatatatatatatatatatatatatatatatatatatgctgtaTATGATTGAGATTTCAAATGTCAAGACAATCCAGGTGGGAGAAAACACAGGAGCGACAGCGCTCAGGAAATGAGACTTAGATTAAAAGTAAGTGGGATGTGTGCCAAGATCAATAGAGTGTATATTCAGACAGACCCATGGAGGAAATTAGGTCCATCATGACTAGATTAATAGAATGAAATCATCTGGGGAATGACGAGGGGAAGCAGGGCAGATGAGACCACTTTATAAAGACTCAAAGCATGCAGAAAAATGTGACTGCAAGAGGAAAAAATGTCCTCCATGCGATATTTACGACTACACTTTCATAAATACGATGAcagatatttgaaaatgaagacGGAGCATAACAAACAGAGCCAAGCAGTGTCTGTCGGGCCAAAGCATTTGGTTTTTATCACACAATGTCAGGCATCTGTTCTTTGTCAACCTGCGGCCACGGCACAGTGACGAGTTTTGCTGGTGTTGCCCTTTTCACGGTGTCGAATCAAACGCCTGTCGATCTTAAAATCCCCAGTGTCTGTGACTCACCTCGTCCACGTCACTGGCCCACTTCATTATGTGTTGGAAGGATCGCTCACTCGTGATATCATACACCAGGAAGATTCCCTGAAGAGACGTGTTCAAAGATTTCAAAATCAGAAGAGAACCGGTGCATTTCAAAGCACTTTAGAGTCatgttttaagaaaaaaaagtcttttcttcctccctaaAATTTCAAAGTCAATACATTCGGAAACATTAATCTGATTCCTGTAAACAAACCAGACCACCACTTAGGAAGTCAGCGGCCTCTAGCGAGCCACTAACTGGATGAGAAATTTGCTGAATTGTTTTATggcacaaaacagaaacagagatgcTTTTCTTCCATTGCCAGTTGCTGTTTATATGGACAATTCGATTTCAGCCAGTTTAACCTCTTCAGCAGCTCAAAGCAAAGACGGAATTCATACACAACAATGTCAACAATGGTGGTGGTTGTGTGCTACTCACATCCTCCTGAGACATGTTACACTGATGTTTAAAAGCTGCTGCACGCAGCAACTTTGATACACTCGATGCCTTTAAAAGCACTTAAATGGTGCCGCAAGTGGTGCCGAGCATGAGGCATGAATTATTCTCGTAGCAGCAACAAATTTAATTTCAGAATTGAATTTGGTTCATTTGTTGTAGGACTCTGTAGTAATAATATTACGTTTATATGAGGAGaaacatttgcagcagcagagtcagaaGGGTAGATCTACCTGTGCTCGTCTGTAGTACTGCTTAGTGATGGTCTGGTATCTTTCTTGGCCTGCAGTGTCCCTGCAAAGACAACAAGCATATATGAACATGAGCATACACAGATATGCATGTGAGATGTTATAGGACAGCAGGACCAGCATAAAACCATGTATCTCtaaaaacacatgacagaaatatctcaacagctattggatggactgCTGCCAGATATGCTGAAGATGTTCGAGGTTCCTAGAAATTAAGTCCAGTTACTGTGATCATCCACTATTTTTTAATCCAGCACTGCCATCAGGACAAATTTTAAATGTGTCCAATGCTTTGCtttgtgaccaaatacctgGGAGAAGTGAAggcattcccatcagccaaCAGCCGTACTGACAGCTGTGGTTAGAGCCAATGTTAGCATTCTAAGTTTAGGAAACGATCATTTAATTGCAAACATATTGAGTCTAAAACTACTTAGTTCGAACAATATGCAAGTTTGTCATTGCATAAACTCCAAAATTCcctgaaaaaataaagaggaCTTGGCCTCAGTATTGTCAGTGGTAGCTACAGCCCTGAACATGAGTAATTATATATAGCATGTTTCCAAACTAATAATATTCCCTCTAGCAGAACTGCTGTGTAATATCAAATAATTTTGTTAATCTCGTGCACAAAAGCCTCCCACATGGTGCCCCACGCCACTACCTTACCATATCTGTATCCGCACTTTGATACCATCTATTACTAGTGTCTTCATTTTGAAGTCGACTCCTGCAATAGAGAAAAGATAAGGTTAGGAAATACAATATTACTTTCACACAGAAGCTCGAAGTGCATTGGATAATCCTCCAAACCTGTGAGTGCTGCGCTCATGCTAGATACTCCCAGTGTTCTCAGAGGCGTTTGCACTTTCCACTcaataaatgactgaaatcaATTAACCCAGCATGTCTTTAACAGACAGAAGTTCACCagcggctgctgcagctttgtaACATCATAGGGGGCATTAACGCAACCAGAGCCGCATCATCCCTGTATAATCAGCCTGTTAGGAGATTGGCCTAATGATCCAGCGAGGCCAGTGCTTCACTGGGCTGGTTCACTTCTCTGCATCGATCACATGGGAGGTGAAAGACGGGAGAAGGGCAGAACGATGGCTGAGCGCTGCAAAATACCACAGAGGAAGGGATgagagaaaagaagcagagCCGACATGGAGGGGGAGCTCATGCTTCAGTGATCTCTGATCTATTTTGGACAACTGAGTGTGAGATTTGTCATAGAAAGAAAATCACAGTCAGGAccaattttttatttctatttttatttctattaagACTGATGAGTGCTGCGATGCTGCGGTTGGTTACCATGACGGAGGTCACGAAGCACACATTTTTCTCAAGGCATTaaacaaacagcatgtttttttcagtatttaaaaacttttaactCTTTAATTACACGTTTTTCTAAACTTTATGGCCCTTTGTTGTGGACTAAAAGTTATTTCAAGTCTTCTCTATACGCCAAATGTGAAATTCTGGTAGAAGATGCTCAGTCCCTTTTCATCGCAATCAAATTCTAACATATTTGTTCTTTGATCTAAAGAATATGAGAATAAAAACTCCTCTTTATTCCACATCACTGAGGATCATAGATGGACTGCTGCAGACTGGCTGGGCACAGAGTTTAGACAGCCTATCTATATCTACAGCATGAAGACAATTCTCAAGTTCTGGTGTAGTTGTCaaccaacagcagcactttCAACGCTACAGTTTGACACCTGCACCttgtcattccattccttcattccttcattcctgtccatacctgtacatttccgaaccaagtgtaaatatcccatagtgtaaatatttatttctaatatcccatagtgtaaatatgtatttcatcacagccatatatttatatttatatttattttttgctattgctattttttcttctactattgctgctattgctattttttcttctactattgcttcgtttcactctccctgttcaattgttgctgctgtaacatgaaaatttccccctatggggcatcaaataaagaaaaaagtcacaaaaaaaaagtctaaaagtcaAACAACACTGCTCAGCCTTTATCGTGGCAGTGATTTCCTGTTGGTAAGAAGGGGGCCTTTTACATTTCTTTGCCCAGGGGTCTGTTGTATCATTAGCCATAATCCTTGTCCTCAATGGTAGCTGTGGCCCTGTTACTAATGCACGACTGATACTACTAgcaatgataataaataatatcaataataaacaTATTCATGTACATCTTACATGTATGAAATGCCTAAGTGGGAGAATCAGCTTTTGTCCATTTAAATACATCAATTTAACAATGAACTCACATTATTCATATTATcctgtctcttttctccatGACTGTCTCCTCTGACTAATGCATTCAAGGATACAAAAAGCAAACTCACAGCCTTCTATAGACCTGACTAATCCCTAGGAAATCAATTAACAGCTCATCCCAATTAACCTGACACTCAGCACCCATGCGTCACAGCCGGCATCAGGCTCAGGGAAAGACCTCCTGAGTGCAATCGATTCGCTGCCAGTCATCTGTGGTTTTAatggctgcatttctgcaaggTTAGTATTCCGAGAGGACTGACATAAGGAAACAGCTGACAGATATACTAAAGCTGGACTGGCTGATTTCAGACTGCGTGTTTGTTAAAAACAAGCCGGAGTGACGTGAGGACTCCGCAGAGGCTGGAGCTCACTGACTGACTCGGCAGTGGGAGGCCTCATTTAAGTCGTGAGGCGGCATTTGCCTTTGACCGGAGTGCATTCAGACCAAGACGAAGTGAAAGGTCAGCATAACAATCAGCGGCTTGCCTTGCCCGAGGCTCGAGAAGAGGGGAGATAATGAAAAAGAGGCCGTCTTTCTTGCGTCATTGTCCAGCTGTATTAGCGCTGCATTAAGCTCCAGTCAGGAGTCATCCAtgcaaacagcaacaacaacagcaacgaAAGCAAAATGCTTAAACAGGCTGATGGATTCTCCAGCTGTACGGCGGGTGTCTACAGCAAATCTGTAAGCTAGAAAACACATCAAGATGGCTACGCAGAAAAAGTCATATGAGAATGACAAAAGATCTGCAGCAAGTCTCTCAAACAAAAGTACAATTTCAgttatttgtacaaaaaaaaaaaaggatgtttcaacacacactgtctgcatCCTTTACAGAACCAAACAATGAATGACCCAATGCACAAAACACGTCTGATAATCAAAAATTCGTCTGGAGGTTTCCCACTTGCTGCACACTTGCTCAATCTGCATGAGAGGTTCCTGTAAGAGGATAGATTACAGGTACGTGCATGTGATGTTCAAGGCAGGAGCGAGCTTCAGTACTATGGTGCCCCTGTATGGAGTCAGCTAGAAAGGTCAGCAAGGGCAGAAAATACCCAGCAGGTTTTATAATGTAAACTGAAATCCAGTGCACTGGACTGTTTTAattgaattattgtttttattgttggtttATTCTGTATGTACACACAACTCCAGAGTGGATTATCTGAGTGAGCTGAATTGAACTGGACTGTGTCTATTTAACTTGTGACTATACTTTTGCTGCAAACCAAACCTGATGCCCAGCACTGTCTGCTGTAGAAATGGCTGAATAAATAAGCtcttatattttgaaaaatgtcacatcCTAAAGATCAGAAAGAACACCTTGAAGGAAAAAATTCTATCCCACAgacttccctcctctctttaGAGGGGACTGTGACAAGCACAACGTGCGAAGACAGACAGCACCAGCAGTTAATCTAACATGGCAGCATTTCACAATGAGCAGTGTGAGAGCCATGTAAAAACTAATGGGTACACAAGCGAAATTGACTTGACTAATTAACAGGACGGCTGTATTCGGCTATGCAAGACGGATTAGGCGGTGACACGTGTCAGTGTGTGGTAGGTAATGGCGACAGGCTCGCtaatggacggatggatggatggatggacacaAATTCACTGGGGAAAGGGTCTGTCATCCACGGTTATCATTACTAGCAGAAGACAGAGAACAATTGTCAGCTGCTGTGGTCTTTAGGGCACGGCAGGACTGGGGgtaaacatttattatttcaaaattatGAACTTGTGTCAGTCTGTAATGAACAATTTAGCTTTGAATTGGTCCACTGTGTGAAATCAAACATGTATGATGACAGACTATTTCGCATTTCTATTTAGATAAGGACAAAGCCATGGCCCAAATCTCCAAATAAAGTTTACAAATTATCAGAGACATTACAAATAATAAGAAACTGCTGTAGAGAAAAGCcaaacatatattgtatatgtcTGAGATGATTTAAGAAATAAGACAGGGAGCACTGAAAACTATAATTACTCCATACTCCGATTACGTTTCAGCTGTAAAAGGTCCCGTTCAGTAGAATTaatcaaataactaatttaaAGCATCCTTATTAAACGTATTCATCAAAGTCTGGTCTTGGGGAGCACCCGTGGCTTTGTAGAAAAACATTCCATAAAGACTTTTGTGGGGTTACAtctgttttatacagtctatggacccaaagttgcattatgggtaatgtaCGCACCAGGTTTTGACCAGGATGAAGAACGCAGTGAACAAAAGAGAGGATATCCCTGGCTCTGCTGCAtcaatttatatttaaaaagaatttttaaaaaaactgtgcaaaatgaGTCCAATGATGTCGTATGAGTTTATAGGAGACATTTTCAACTCCCAAATATTCACATTGGTGCCAATCTAAAATCTCCAGGTGTGGTCAGGCTATAGTCTACAGTCTTGTACTGTATAATGCCCATACGGTAGTGCTGTTTATGGTCTGCACCTTCACCACGAGGCCTGTAGAGTGTCCCCTTCAAGCAACCTTTTAAGTTATTGTTATATCGTGCCACTAACACACTATAGACACAATTACAGAATCCTTAGCAGAGATGGAAGATCACACCTTTTCCCACTAGACATCCAGGCAGAAGTCAAGGCCCTGACAATGCCATTGATTTCCTTGAAAAGCTCTTCATGAGATTACAACCCTCTGCGGTGGCTGTGACCCAGCGCCCGGCCCTTCAGACTAATGAGCTCGTCAAGCAGCGGTGGGCTGAGCGTACGACCAGGCCGTGACCATAACACCACCACTGGGATCACCGCCGTGAGGACAGCTGCTTATTGAGCTATGATACAGGCCAGGGCCGGGCTCGTACTTCATAGGCGCTGTGACAGCCGGGGGCTCCGATGAGTCAGAGTGACGAGACTGTCGAGGTAACGGTGAGGAAGATTAAACCCGGCAGTGTGACTAAATACCACTACTATATCATCTCTACAGCTGCTCTTTGCCACAGAAATGCGCTCTCTCAGGCCCAGATGAACATCTTATGAGGAGCAGAGTGGCCTGTTAAAATATAATGTGATTCCTGGATGAGTGAGAGTGGATTAGtccttcaggaaagatcagaaTTCATGCTGCTCCATGGATTTTGGACTAGTTTGATTTTCATTGACGTCGAAGGAAACTGTAGACTCAAAGTTGGAGCTGTTATTTGATAGTAAGCTGTAACCAGGGAATAAAGTCATATCCTTTGTCGGGCCTATTGCCAGGTGTTCTCTTCATTGGTATCTAGTAGCATTTATTGTCAAAAAGCCTTGATGGATCAAATCAAAGACCAAAATCTGGAATGCAGGTCATGTTGTGTGGTTTCATCTCCGTTTCTTTTGTGTGAGAAAATCTTTGACTGTGTGAACACGAACCCCGAATTCCTTTGAGCTTCTCGAGGATTACAGCAATAATGTGCAAAACTGCAAAAGTAAGAATTTGCTGTATTTCACGTAGTCTATTCACTGCGTCATCATGCATTTTTGTTTGGCCCCTTAGATCCACTTAAGCAAAAACTGAGAGCTGATGACTTATGGAGCTACCCAGGAGGGGGGCATGGGAGAGATTTCATATCCCTCTGTCACCATGAAGGTTAGgaaattatttattgatccccTGCAGGAGAGCACTGGTGGTGGTCAGTCTTgatctctctctcgctctctttaGACTTTGTTGGGCTTGTTCTCTCTGAGAGGAGGAGTTCGAACCATCGCAGGACCATGAAAGACCCCCCAGCACGGCGTGTAGACACAGTCTGCTACCCATGACTATTCAGTCCAACATAAATAtctggactccactgataaAACAGACCGATTTCTAAGCATCCCGCTGTGGTTGGATGCTTGCAACAAAAGCACAAAGAGGTCACTGCATGGGAGACAAGCTGAACCTTTCTTGTATGAGACATCAGGAAGGCTTGCAATGTCCAAGACAGACACGGCTCGACAGGGAGGAAGTTTCCTGTCGAGCGATATAGGCGCACGACTCAAAATAGCATACTGCAGTCTTTGTAAGTGCATGAGTATATATGGTTGGAGCCGTTGGATCAACAAAAGTAAATGTGAGCCTCGTGTTGCGGCTGTGGGGTCTGTGGGAGCCATAAAGGCTTTGACTTGATCAGAAAAGGTTTGATGCAAACGTACCAGTGGTCAAAAACTGCTAATAAATCAAGTTAAAATGAACAATCAATGATGCAGTTGTATTCTGTCAGatcttttctgtctgcctcaccACCAGTTTCACGCTTTCTTGTCAAGACCTTATTCACATTCTctatattttcacataaaaaaagagTCAGCTCTCCGTCACAACCAGCTGGATCATCGTCAGTAGGTAGCCGCTACCTCAAAGAATCGGAGCTCACAGGGAGAAAATATCTCTACCGACATGCACACGCTAACGACAGCCCGGTTGCCACAGAGGAAAAGATAAGAGAGCCCACCGCAGCGCAGCATCTGAACAAAGAACACTGCTTCCTGTACATCCTCATTTCTCTCGCCTCAAAGTGAAGCAGGATAACGCGGCTGTCACGCTCTGCACTCTGCATCCTAACT
Above is a genomic segment from Pempheris klunzingeri isolate RE-2024b chromosome 18, fPemKlu1.hap1, whole genome shotgun sequence containing:
- the rab15 gene encoding ras-related protein Rab-15, giving the protein MAKQYDVLFRLLLLGDSGVGKTCLLCRFTDNEFHPSHISTIGVDFKMKTLVIDGIKVRIQIWDTAGQERYQTITKQYYRRAQGIFLVYDITSERSFQHIMKWASDVDEYAPEKVQKILVGNKSDEVDKRQVATEQGVKLAKAYGMDFFETSAFTNHNITETFTRLAEQVLAANKKDLDLLRMSMNDEFNLAALEEEEGLCDSAAGNQGKGCWC